In Verrucomicrobiota bacterium, a genomic segment contains:
- a CDS encoding peptidylprolyl isomerase yields the protein MLLLFWALPGIEATVPTDPGLYATFTITHGGDPFGEFTCKLEYQKAPMTVANFVSLAKGTLGWVDPVGRTVKKGVPFYDGIAFHRIDRTFVIQGGSPNGEGIGGPGYTFPDEFHPDLFHGARGVLSMVNSGPNSNGSQFFITIEDSPFLDGKHAVFGAVLPEDIDVITSIVTDVPLDFPESTYAKPIKDLVTEKVVITAIGAEAQAFSEANYGLPILDHIQTTMAREGESFSLQFPQERFHEYESSRSEDLEEWISISSIMNMELPTENAFIDLSSLISGKDKQFFNAYQINHGYVPDGVVGKQITLNFRSSGELMKLNITAERTPENNGSSLGTFTLNGSMSASIEDYIWIQENDFGSILLVLEGFVQLNVDLKFHNETSGSWTGYWFDTSIDAPVDFFGDFSISD from the coding sequence GTGCTACTATTATTTTGGGCCCTGCCCGGAATAGAAGCCACGGTGCCAACCGATCCCGGTCTTTATGCCACCTTTACAATCACCCATGGGGGCGATCCTTTTGGTGAGTTTACTTGCAAGCTGGAATACCAAAAAGCCCCAATGACTGTTGCCAATTTTGTGAGTCTGGCGAAAGGGACCCTGGGATGGGTCGATCCTGTCGGAAGAACGGTTAAAAAAGGAGTTCCTTTTTATGACGGCATTGCGTTTCACCGTATTGATCGGACTTTTGTGATTCAGGGTGGTTCTCCCAATGGTGAGGGAATCGGCGGTCCCGGCTACACGTTCCCGGACGAGTTTCACCCTGACCTGTTTCACGGTGCTCGCGGAGTGTTATCCATGGTCAATTCCGGACCTAATTCTAACGGAAGCCAATTTTTCATCACTATCGAAGACTCGCCCTTTTTAGATGGGAAGCATGCGGTTTTTGGCGCGGTGTTACCGGAAGACATCGACGTGATAACCTCCATAGTCACCGATGTGCCTCTTGATTTCCCCGAGAGCACCTATGCTAAACCCATAAAAGATTTGGTTACCGAGAAAGTGGTAATCACCGCCATAGGGGCGGAGGCACAGGCATTCTCTGAAGCCAACTACGGATTGCCCATTCTGGATCATATTCAAACGACCATGGCAAGAGAGGGAGAAAGCTTTTCCTTACAGTTTCCCCAGGAAAGATTTCATGAGTACGAAAGCTCTCGTTCGGAGGATTTGGAGGAATGGATCTCTATTTCCTCCATAATGAACATGGAGCTTCCAACAGAAAATGCGTTTATAGATTTAAGCTCGTTAATTTCAGGTAAGGACAAACAGTTTTTTAATGCCTATCAAATCAACCATGGCTATGTTCCCGACGGTGTTGTTGGAAAGCAAATCACTTTGAATTTCCGATCTTCAGGAGAGCTGATGAAGCTGAACATTACAGCTGAGCGCACACCTGAGAATAATGGCAGTTCGTTGGGGACTTTCACTTTGAATGGCTCTATGTCGGCCAGTATTGAAGATTATATCTGGATTCAGGAGAATGATTTCGGGAGCATTCTACTAGTTTTGGAAGGGTTTGTTCAGCTGAACGTCGACCTGAAATTTC
- a CDS encoding amidohydrolase family protein, translating into MHRFLLSFLILISLIPALLVGETETTPVKGLHTNTPRVHALINGTAVTAPGKIIESATIVVRDGLIESVGTDIKVPSDARVWDITGKTVYAGFIDAYSNYGMPPGLKKFRSGGEDTEGPAPKRPSTPDGTGAISWNPLITPERDAVDYFNANKKEADGFNDAGFSTVATYPARGIYRGQGLLIHTDKKSIQESTVSTNTAHHIAFDLWQDSRTERPNDGDTYPASLMGSVALVRQTLHDANWYGEITKAHHNNPNKLEQPDANAALAALQPLISQKQWALFETQDELAYQRIQAVAEEFDLEYAMLGNGYEYRRTEILKGLGKTIILPLSFPQTPHVERADKSMGVSLEQLQHWEMAASNAAFLKEAGVPFCFTSHFNSGPNNNLWNAIRETVKRGLNPDTALAAITTNPAKLYDVDDQLGTIEVGKIANLTVTTGDLFQDEKTVVSELWIQGNYIERKPAGEKDLEGIWTFDWTGVSGFDTGEIKGSGNKFTLKAGKTSIPFTIQGNEFILLASQELLGEQDGEGWVRLQAYIRGNTLSGSGQLPDGEFVTWTATRTKSLEDEKKEDKEKAPEIPELVFNRYPAGIYGVESLNRPETVLIQNATVWTSGPDGVLENTDLLIIDGKIAEIGTNLKIPRGAEVIDAEGKHVTPGLIDCHSHVGGTGGLNEGGSAISVEVRIGDVLNPADINIFRQLGGGLTTANILHGSANPMGGQSQVIKMRWGQDAEGIKFEGARPSVKFALGENVKRSRDENSSRYPNSRLGVEQFFVSYFRAAEDYERKRNDFSSGKSITPTRVDLRMAATLEILRRERIIHIHSYRQDEILMFARLAKKLNLEVGTFQHILEGYKVADALADINAGASTFSDWWGYKFEVIDAIPYNGKILHDQGVVTSFNSDDVYAAELATRLNTEAAKAVKYGGISEEEAFKFVTLNPAIQLRIDDRVGSLEKGKDGDFVIWSDHPLSTFAHAEQTWIEGIKYFDKETAQNQFEADSRERNRLVQKALGKRLKELNMGSKNGPPDKDPPDDPKPEETHNWIYHDGTHQYSCAAEEEGVHL; encoded by the coding sequence ATGCATCGATTTCTATTAAGTTTCCTCATACTAATCTCCCTTATTCCAGCTCTACTCGTAGGAGAAACTGAAACGACGCCCGTGAAGGGGCTTCACACAAATACCCCACGAGTACACGCACTCATCAATGGCACGGCGGTAACCGCTCCTGGAAAAATAATAGAATCCGCGACCATTGTGGTTCGCGATGGCTTGATCGAATCGGTGGGCACTGACATAAAAGTTCCTTCGGATGCCCGTGTCTGGGACATAACTGGAAAAACTGTCTACGCCGGATTTATAGATGCCTACTCAAACTACGGGATGCCTCCAGGCCTCAAAAAGTTTCGCTCCGGAGGTGAGGATACTGAGGGTCCGGCACCTAAAAGACCATCCACACCCGATGGAACAGGAGCCATATCGTGGAATCCACTCATCACGCCGGAGAGGGATGCCGTCGATTATTTCAATGCAAATAAAAAGGAAGCAGACGGTTTTAACGACGCCGGTTTCTCGACCGTCGCCACCTACCCAGCTCGTGGGATATACCGTGGACAAGGGCTCTTGATCCATACCGATAAGAAATCAATTCAAGAGTCTACTGTCAGCACGAATACGGCCCACCACATCGCCTTTGATCTCTGGCAGGACTCGCGGACGGAGCGTCCCAATGATGGTGACACTTACCCCGCCTCACTTATGGGGAGCGTTGCTCTTGTCCGACAAACCTTGCACGATGCCAATTGGTACGGCGAAATTACAAAAGCTCATCACAATAATCCAAACAAGCTGGAGCAACCCGATGCGAACGCCGCTTTGGCTGCACTTCAACCATTGATCAGTCAGAAACAATGGGCACTCTTTGAGACGCAAGACGAGTTGGCATATCAACGCATTCAAGCAGTCGCAGAGGAATTTGATCTCGAATACGCAATGCTCGGAAATGGATATGAGTACCGGCGCACTGAGATCCTTAAAGGCTTGGGAAAAACAATCATACTCCCCTTGTCATTTCCTCAAACTCCTCATGTGGAAAGAGCGGACAAATCAATGGGTGTTTCGCTTGAACAGTTACAACATTGGGAAATGGCAGCTTCAAATGCAGCCTTCCTTAAAGAAGCGGGGGTCCCTTTTTGTTTTACCTCCCATTTTAACTCAGGGCCTAACAACAATCTGTGGAATGCAATTCGAGAGACGGTAAAGCGAGGTCTCAATCCTGACACGGCCTTGGCCGCTATCACAACTAATCCGGCGAAGCTCTATGATGTAGATGATCAGTTGGGCACAATTGAAGTAGGTAAGATCGCCAACCTAACTGTAACCACTGGAGATTTATTCCAGGATGAAAAGACGGTTGTATCTGAATTATGGATCCAAGGTAATTACATAGAAAGAAAGCCCGCGGGTGAAAAGGACCTGGAAGGTATATGGACCTTTGATTGGACTGGCGTAAGTGGGTTCGATACCGGGGAGATAAAAGGCAGCGGCAATAAATTTACGCTCAAAGCAGGAAAAACATCCATTCCATTTACCATTCAGGGAAATGAATTCATTCTACTTGCTTCCCAGGAACTATTGGGAGAACAAGACGGCGAAGGTTGGGTCCGCCTACAGGCTTATATCAGGGGAAATACGTTATCAGGTAGTGGCCAATTACCAGATGGGGAATTCGTAACCTGGACTGCAACCCGCACGAAATCTCTCGAAGACGAGAAGAAGGAAGACAAGGAGAAGGCGCCTGAAATTCCGGAACTGGTTTTCAATCGCTACCCTGCAGGGATTTATGGAGTCGAATCTCTCAATAGGCCGGAGACAGTTCTTATTCAAAATGCGACCGTCTGGACCAGTGGCCCGGATGGAGTCCTGGAGAATACGGACCTATTGATTATTGACGGAAAAATTGCAGAAATTGGCACGAATCTAAAAATTCCCCGAGGCGCTGAAGTCATCGATGCGGAAGGGAAGCATGTGACACCTGGCCTGATAGATTGCCATTCCCATGTTGGTGGCACGGGCGGCCTTAACGAAGGCGGCTCGGCAATCTCCGTGGAGGTTCGGATCGGGGACGTTCTTAACCCAGCCGATATTAATATTTTTCGTCAGCTAGGGGGAGGGCTTACAACCGCAAATATTTTACACGGCTCAGCCAATCCCATGGGTGGTCAAAGCCAGGTAATCAAGATGCGCTGGGGACAAGACGCGGAGGGTATCAAATTCGAAGGTGCCCGGCCCAGCGTGAAATTTGCCTTAGGCGAGAATGTAAAACGCAGCCGAGACGAAAACTCCAGTCGCTATCCTAACAGCCGCTTAGGTGTTGAACAATTCTTCGTGAGTTATTTCAGGGCGGCAGAAGACTATGAACGGAAGCGGAATGATTTCAGTTCCGGAAAATCAATCACTCCAACCAGAGTCGATTTACGAATGGCAGCCACGCTGGAGATACTTCGCCGAGAACGTATTATTCACATCCATTCCTACAGACAGGATGAAATACTTATGTTTGCCCGCCTGGCCAAGAAACTGAATCTGGAAGTAGGCACATTTCAACATATACTCGAAGGATATAAAGTCGCCGATGCGCTCGCTGATATTAACGCAGGGGCATCCACTTTCTCCGATTGGTGGGGCTACAAATTCGAGGTCATAGACGCTATTCCCTACAACGGAAAAATTCTTCATGACCAGGGTGTAGTGACCTCGTTTAATTCGGACGATGTCTACGCTGCGGAGCTGGCAACTCGCCTGAATACAGAAGCAGCAAAGGCTGTTAAATACGGAGGAATCTCAGAGGAAGAAGCATTCAAATTCGTCACTCTCAATCCTGCCATTCAACTTCGTATAGATGATCGAGTCGGTTCCCTTGAAAAAGGGAAAGACGGGGACTTTGTTATTTGGAGCGATCATCCTCTATCAACTTTTGCACATGCGGAACAAACCTGGATAGAAGGCATAAAATATTTCGACAAAGAAACTGCCCAAAATCAATTCGAGGCAGATAGTCGGGAACGCAATAGATTGGTTCAGAAAGCATTAGGCAAACGACTTAAGGAGCTAAATATGGGTTCCAAAAACGGACCTCCAGATAAGGATCCCCCTGATGATCCCAAACCCGAAGAAACGCATAATTGGATATACCATGACGGCACCCATCAATACAGCTGCGCCGCAGAAGAGGAAGGAGTCCACCTATGA